From the Brachybacterium sillae genome, the window CCGATGTGGAACCCAACAACACCTCCACGGCGGTCCCGTCCCGCTGGGCGTCCAGCCGCAGTGTGGCCTCGGGGAACTGAGCGGCCACCGAGGAGGCCGCGAGGTATCCCTGCGGCCCGTGGACGATGGTGACGCCCTCCTCGGAGGCCGTGGTGTTGGTGGGCTCCCCGGTGATGTAGCCCCGCTCGCGCAGATCGGCGGTGACGGAGGCGGCCAGCCCGTTGCGGCGGGTGCCGTTGAGCACCCTCACCTCGACGTCACCCGCGGCCGCGGGCACGGCCCCCGGCTCCGGGCAGGTCAGCGAGGGGGTACCCGAACGCAGAGCCTTGTCCTCGATGACATGCTCCTCCGCGGGCTCCGCAGTCAGCTGCTGCCATGCGTACCACGCGGTGCCAGCGATGCCGATCACCAGCAGCGACATCACGATCAGCTGGGTGAGGCGCAGACGCCGCTGGCGCGCCCTGCGCTCGGCCGTGCGGCGGGCCCGGTCGGTGGACCGGGACGGCCTCGGTGCGAGCGGGCCCGCGTCCACGTCAGTCGTCCAGGGGGCGGTAACGGATCCCGAAGGCGTCCAGACGCGGCAGGTGGGCGCGCAGCCGCT encodes:
- a CDS encoding LytR C-terminal domain-containing protein produces the protein MDAGPLAPRPSRSTDRARRTAERRARQRRLRLTQLIVMSLLVIGIAGTAWYAWQQLTAEPAEEHVIEDKALRSGTPSLTCPEPGAVPAAAGDVEVRVLNGTRRNGLAASVTADLRERGYITGEPTNTTASEEGVTIVHGPQGYLAASSVAAQFPEATLRLDAQRDGTAVEVLLGSTSVELVAADQAAERLAAPVAAPEGCD